From a region of the Cololabis saira isolate AMF1-May2022 chromosome 8, fColSai1.1, whole genome shotgun sequence genome:
- the fam72a gene encoding protein FAM72A, translating to MSTSNANFKNKCVAQVNCIFCESLLCTRGMKAVLLADTEVELFSTDIPPNRTVDFVASCYSTESCKCKLRDIACLKCGNVVGYHVVAPCKPCLLSCNNGHFWMFNSDAVSTLNRLDATGLNLLLWGDLPELEDSDDEESESTSEEECIR from the exons ATGTCTACATCCAACGCAAATTTCAAAAACAAGTGTGTCGCCCAGGTCAACTGCATCTTCTGTGAGAGTCTGCTCTGCACGAGAGGCATGAAGGCGGTGCTGCTGGCAGACACCGAAGTAGAGCTCTTTTCCACGGATATACCTCCAAACAG AACTGTTGACTTTGTGGCCAGCTGCTACTCCACTGAAAGCTGCAAATGCAAACTGAGGGACATCGCATGTCTTAAATG TGGTAATGTTGTGGGTTATCATGTAGTAGCCCCCTGTAAACCCTGCCTGCTCTCCTGCAACAATGGTCATTTCTGGATGTTTAATAGCGATGCTGTATCTACTCTCAACAGACTGGATGCAACGG GTCTGAACCTGCTTTTGTGGGGAGATCTTCCTGAGCTAGAAGACAGTGACGATGAAGAATCAGAAAGTACATCAGAGGAGGAGTGTATTAGGTAG